In Triticum aestivum cultivar Chinese Spring chromosome 5B, IWGSC CS RefSeq v2.1, whole genome shotgun sequence, the following proteins share a genomic window:
- the LOC123117121 gene encoding mitochondrial metalloendopeptidase OMA1-like: protein MRRIWITRTEESRRVRNQAVLQPHARHLRGLKWEVVLVKDRRVNAGCMPGKIMVTTGLLDLLKTDAEIAFALGHEVGHVIARHKADIARQDWFPTLLWRPFFSMMEIEADHIGIMLLGAAGFDPYKALVVLWKLANMGALTKKESLMSRYPSYVTRSQYLSQHKVMQKAVKLYKEARRR, encoded by the exons ATGCGCAGGATCTGGATAACGAGAACCGAAGAAAGCCGCAGGGTAAGAAACCAGGCCGTCTTGCAGCCGCACGCCCGACATCTCCGTGGGCTCAAGTGGGAGGTCGTCCTTGTCAAAGATCGTCGGGTCAATGCAGGGTGCATGCCCGGCAAGATAATGGTCACCACAGGATTGCTCGACCTTCTCAAGACTGACGCTGAGATTGCCTTTGCTCTTGGCCACGAG GTTGGGCACGTCATTGCAAGGCACAAGGCGGACATCGCCAGGCAAGATTGGTTTCCCACTCTCTTATGGCGGCCTTTCTTTTCAAT GATGGAGATAGAGGCGGATCATATTGGAATCATGCTACTCGGCGCTGCAGGTTTCGATCCGTACAAAGCCCTTGTGGTCCTCTGGAAGCTAGCAAATATGGGTGCTTTAACAAAAAAGGAATCTCTCATGTCTAGATATCCTTCATATGTTACAAGATCGCAATATTTGTCGCAACACAAGGTCATGCAGAAGGCAGTGAAATTATACAAAGAAGCTCGACGACGGTGA